A portion of the Simkania negevensis Z genome contains these proteins:
- the radC gene encoding RadC family protein encodes MSLLTKLPPQERPRERFLTLGGDALSLTELLAICLGSGRQGHSVLHLAEELLATFGSLSSLLEASVSQLTQVKGIGQAKAVQLKAIFALAKRFQRRAGAAKFPVKCPKDAYYLIAPYLEDEKQEKVALLFRNVKGEIFHHEIIASGTLSEVLVHPREVFHHVLIHRAFSFILVHNHPSGSPTPSKCDIELTRLVETSGRLMGIRLDDHLIIGKRTFVSLWERGAIRRKGY; translated from the coding sequence ATGTCACTGCTTACAAAACTTCCTCCTCAAGAAAGGCCTCGTGAAAGATTTCTCACTCTTGGCGGCGATGCCCTTTCTCTCACCGAACTTTTAGCCATTTGCTTGGGAAGTGGGAGGCAAGGTCACTCTGTTTTGCATCTTGCAGAGGAGCTGTTAGCAACTTTTGGAAGTCTTTCGAGCCTTCTCGAAGCCTCAGTAAGTCAGCTCACACAAGTCAAGGGAATCGGACAAGCAAAAGCGGTTCAGCTCAAAGCAATTTTTGCACTTGCTAAGCGGTTCCAGCGCCGCGCAGGTGCTGCCAAATTTCCCGTTAAGTGTCCCAAAGATGCCTACTATCTCATTGCTCCTTACTTGGAAGATGAAAAGCAAGAAAAGGTGGCGCTTCTCTTTCGGAATGTGAAAGGAGAAATCTTTCACCATGAAATCATTGCCTCTGGAACGCTATCCGAAGTTCTCGTACATCCACGCGAAGTGTTTCATCATGTTCTCATTCATCGAGCGTTTAGCTTCATCCTGGTACACAATCATCCGAGTGGCAGTCCTACTCCTTCCAAATGCGACATTGAACTCACAAGACTTGTTGAGACTTCGGGTCGACTTATGGGAATCCGCTTAGATGATCATCTTATCATTGGCAAACGAACTTTTGTTTCTCTCTGGGAAAGAGGAGCCATTCGGCGCAAAGGTTACTAA
- the mtaB gene encoding tRNA (N(6)-L-threonylcarbamoyladenosine(37)-C(2))-methylthiotransferase MtaB — protein sequence MKKKKYKVVTLGCRTNQYESQAYIDQLKASGYSEAAETESADVCIVNTCTVTASADKRSLYQIRKLAREHSPERLIVTGCMAERAADEIRAVEGVTDVVPNQRKEALLDEVFPETDWPEFKIERFEAHTRAFVKIQDGCNSYCSYCVIPFVRGRSRSKTVYDILAEIEGLVENGYKEIVLTGINIGDFDGGTPENPVRLSTLVRLVDQIEGLERIRISSIDPDEVEDDLIDAVINGKKTCHSMHIVLQAGSNVTLKRMRRKYTRRDVLDATRRLQRASSDFTFTTDVIVGFPGETEEDFQETVDLIREIRFAKVHMFPYSDRPKTRASRMPNKVAQEVIDKRRQLLLKVADEVAYDLRQSYIGRTFDVLIESKNMGHTNHFLPVYIEEKGLRSNEMIQVECFANSVEGLIGKKVEAHAIAAY from the coding sequence ATGAAAAAGAAAAAATATAAAGTTGTCACTTTAGGTTGTCGGACCAATCAATATGAATCGCAGGCCTATATCGATCAGTTGAAAGCTTCTGGCTATAGCGAAGCCGCCGAAACGGAAAGTGCAGATGTCTGCATCGTTAACACTTGCACGGTCACGGCTTCAGCAGACAAGCGCAGCCTTTACCAAATTCGGAAGCTAGCGCGCGAGCACTCTCCAGAAAGGCTCATTGTTACGGGGTGCATGGCCGAGCGAGCTGCCGATGAAATCCGAGCAGTTGAGGGAGTCACCGATGTGGTTCCGAATCAACGGAAAGAAGCTCTCCTTGATGAAGTCTTTCCCGAAACTGATTGGCCTGAGTTTAAGATTGAGCGGTTTGAAGCTCATACCCGGGCTTTTGTCAAAATCCAAGATGGGTGCAATTCTTACTGTAGTTACTGTGTTATCCCGTTTGTCCGTGGTCGTTCGCGTTCTAAAACTGTTTACGACATTCTCGCCGAAATCGAAGGACTTGTCGAAAATGGCTACAAGGAAATTGTCCTCACAGGAATCAATATTGGAGATTTTGATGGAGGGACGCCCGAGAATCCTGTTCGTCTGAGTACCCTTGTTCGCCTCGTCGATCAAATAGAAGGGCTAGAGAGAATCCGGATCTCTTCGATTGATCCCGATGAGGTAGAAGACGATTTAATCGATGCAGTGATAAATGGAAAAAAGACTTGTCACTCCATGCATATTGTCCTGCAAGCTGGTTCGAATGTCACGCTTAAACGGATGCGCCGGAAATACACCCGCAGGGACGTTCTCGATGCAACTAGGCGGCTCCAGAGAGCCAGTTCCGATTTTACCTTCACTACCGATGTGATTGTGGGTTTTCCAGGTGAGACGGAAGAAGACTTTCAAGAAACTGTCGATCTTATTCGCGAGATCCGTTTTGCAAAAGTGCACATGTTTCCTTATAGTGACCGTCCAAAAACGCGCGCCTCTCGCATGCCAAACAAAGTGGCCCAAGAAGTAATCGATAAGAGGCGTCAACTCCTCCTTAAAGTTGCTGACGAAGTGGCGTACGATCTGAGGCAAAGCTATATTGGACGGACATTTGATGTCCTCATCGAAAGTAAAAACATGGGACATACCAATCACTTTCTTCCCGTGTACATTGAAGAGAAAGGGCTTCGCTCGAATGAAATGATTCAAGTGGAGTGTTTTGCTAATAGTGTAGAAGGTTTAAT
- the hflX gene encoding GTPase HflX has translation MVDEKRLYEDVRYEISDLNTALLIGCYTKSSDLMLCKEHIDELESLADTYGFEVVSKNPCPLRKIEASTYIGKGKIEELQAAADESKADVVIFDDEISPNQQRNLEKIFKRPVIDRTELILEIFSQRAQTREAKLQVELAKSHYQLPRLKRLWTHLSRQVASGKGFLKGAGERQIELDRRMVRDRISRLKNEIEEVRHQRDVQRHARIRSGVPTFAIIGYTNVGKSTLLHALTQAEVLIEDKLFATLDTTTRKFTLPNHQEILLIDTVGFIRKIPHTLVAAFKSTLEEAMYTDILLHLVDINHPLAEEHAESTYEVLKELGAEGKPMITVLNKIDAIENKGIIGRFKLKYPRVVGISALKELGFDDLMRTMMDTIKDLRTVLKLRIPQKEYALVSRLLNEGRLIHQEYEENDILIEIEIPKHLLHKVEPYIIVES, from the coding sequence ATGGTAGATGAAAAGCGACTATACGAAGATGTACGCTATGAAATTAGCGATTTAAATACAGCACTATTAATTGGGTGTTACACCAAGTCTTCTGATCTCATGCTTTGCAAAGAACATATCGATGAACTCGAATCTTTGGCTGATACGTATGGATTTGAAGTGGTTTCAAAAAACCCGTGTCCGCTTCGAAAAATTGAAGCGAGTACTTATATTGGCAAAGGTAAAATCGAAGAACTACAAGCCGCTGCTGATGAGAGCAAAGCAGATGTAGTGATTTTTGATGATGAGATTTCTCCCAATCAACAGCGCAACTTAGAAAAAATCTTCAAACGGCCTGTAATTGATCGGACTGAACTCATTTTAGAAATTTTTTCGCAAAGAGCTCAAACGCGGGAAGCAAAGCTGCAAGTTGAGCTGGCGAAGAGCCATTACCAGTTGCCTCGACTCAAACGCCTTTGGACTCACTTATCGCGACAGGTTGCAAGTGGAAAAGGGTTCTTGAAAGGGGCAGGGGAGCGGCAAATCGAATTAGACCGTCGGATGGTGCGCGATCGGATCTCCCGGCTTAAAAATGAAATCGAAGAGGTGCGTCACCAAAGAGATGTGCAGCGTCATGCACGTATTCGCTCTGGTGTTCCAACTTTTGCCATCATTGGGTACACGAATGTGGGGAAATCGACACTCCTCCATGCGCTCACGCAAGCAGAAGTGCTCATTGAAGATAAACTCTTTGCGACACTTGATACGACGACGCGTAAATTCACTTTGCCGAACCACCAAGAGATTCTCCTTATTGATACAGTTGGTTTTATCCGGAAAATTCCTCATACACTAGTTGCAGCCTTTAAGAGCACGCTTGAAGAGGCGATGTATACCGACATTCTTCTCCATCTTGTCGATATCAATCACCCTCTAGCCGAAGAACATGCCGAGTCGACCTATGAGGTTTTGAAAGAACTTGGAGCTGAAGGTAAACCTATGATCACTGTGCTTAATAAAATTGATGCCATTGAAAATAAAGGAATCATTGGAAGATTTAAGTTGAAATATCCCCGTGTAGTGGGGATTTCAGCTTTAAAAGAGCTAGGCTTTGACGATTTGATGCGGACGATGATGGACACGATCAAAGACCTTAGAACGGTTCTTAAACTTCGCATTCCGCAAAAAGAATACGCCCTTGTCAGTCGTTTACTTAATGAGGGACGGCTTATTCATCAAGAGTATGAAGAAAATGATATTTTGATAGAGATTGAAATTCCGAAGCATTTGCTTCACAAAGTTGAGCCCTACATCATTGTGGAGAGTTAG
- a CDS encoding MBL fold metallo-hydrolase, translating into MTAAALFLGTGASMGIPVIGCDCAVCNSSLPANKRLRPSLLLTVGDKRYVVDIGPDFRTQALQHQIDRLDGVIITHSHYDHIAGLDELRIYFFREKIPVPCLVSPETLEEIKIRYHYIMPPSQEDVSHVMKFDFQVLEGHEGETTFEGLSLRYFSYFQKGMKVTGIRIKDFAYVVDILEYPESIYKQLEGVQTLVIDGMTWERTAAHLGIQEVIEFAKKIGCEKTYLTHVAHETDHDVMNAKLPNGMEMAYDGLKIRLW; encoded by the coding sequence ATGACAGCTGCAGCTCTTTTTTTGGGAACCGGCGCTTCGATGGGAATTCCTGTTATTGGGTGCGACTGCGCTGTTTGCAACTCGTCATTACCAGCAAACAAACGGTTGCGTCCTTCCCTTTTATTAACAGTTGGAGATAAGCGGTACGTCGTTGACATTGGACCAGATTTTCGGACGCAGGCGCTGCAACATCAGATCGATCGTTTGGATGGAGTGATCATTACCCATAGTCATTATGATCATATTGCAGGACTTGATGAACTCCGCATTTATTTTTTTCGAGAGAAAATCCCCGTTCCATGTTTGGTTTCGCCAGAAACGTTAGAAGAAATCAAAATTCGGTATCACTACATCATGCCCCCTTCACAAGAAGATGTCTCACATGTGATGAAGTTTGACTTTCAGGTACTTGAAGGTCATGAAGGAGAAACGACATTTGAAGGACTTTCACTTCGGTATTTTAGCTACTTTCAAAAGGGAATGAAAGTCACGGGGATTAGGATTAAGGATTTTGCTTATGTGGTGGATATTTTAGAGTATCCTGAATCGATTTATAAGCAATTAGAGGGAGTGCAGACACTTGTAATTGATGGGATGACTTGGGAGCGAACAGCAGCTCATTTGGGCATTCAGGAAGTGATTGAATTTGCAAAAAAAATTGGCTGTGAGAAAACTTATTTAACGCATGTTGCTCATGAAACAGATCATGATGTAATGAATGCAAAACTTCCAAATGGAATGGAAATGGCTTACGACGGATTGAAAATACGCTTATGGTAG
- a CDS encoding MarC family protein: protein MNKPKEIIMPAHPISMAVSLFFVINVLGNIPLFIGLLARYSPRQQRVILIREFVLALVILLLFNYFGANIFHLLGISQPILGMAGGILLLLIAIGMIFPKHDQEAGPKHEPILVPLATPVIAGPGSITAVMLFSSRLNDQLTMTMIIVGAMFVSFMITLIASLLKHGLGEKGLIAFERLGGMIVALIAVQMFASGAVDFVKQSFAI, encoded by the coding sequence GTGAATAAACCTAAGGAGATCATAATGCCTGCCCACCCTATCTCGATGGCGGTATCCCTCTTTTTTGTTATCAACGTCCTCGGGAACATCCCCCTCTTCATCGGCCTTTTAGCGCGCTACAGCCCGAGACAACAGCGTGTCATTCTGATCCGCGAATTCGTTTTAGCCCTCGTGATTCTCCTCCTCTTCAATTATTTTGGAGCCAATATTTTTCATCTTCTAGGTATTTCTCAACCCATCTTGGGAATGGCTGGAGGAATCCTCCTCTTGCTCATCGCCATTGGAATGATATTCCCCAAGCATGATCAAGAAGCTGGCCCCAAACACGAACCAATATTGGTTCCTCTTGCAACACCTGTGATCGCCGGACCTGGGTCAATCACTGCTGTGATGCTCTTTTCTAGTCGTTTAAACGATCAGCTCACTATGACAATGATCATCGTTGGAGCCATGTTTGTTTCATTCATGATCACCTTGATTGCCTCTCTTTTGAAGCATGGCCTTGGTGAAAAGGGGTTGATTGCTTTTGAGCGTTTGGGTGGAATGATCGTTGCCCTGATTGCCGTTCAGATGTTCGCATCAGGCGCGGTTGATTTCGTCAAACAAAGCTTTGCAATATAG
- a CDS encoding NAD(P)/FAD-dependent oxidoreductase, translating into MPKIAIVGAGFSGLGLCYHLLQCGYQVTLFDPKGIGGGASGIASGLLHPYPGESARMSWRGLEAMREAELLIDKASEALGRAVARKEGILHLAISEKKKEAFLQRANTQDDVEWWDAKTCHERVKGAHFCPGIFIRSGQTVHPKLYLKGLWKVCQKEGAELEKKEVDVASLKGFDQIVIAAGSGIRKMKECESLNVKLNKGQLLVCTKPSYFNPGFSLVGKGYLALSEDENRCYLGSTYEHEFITEQPCIGHATEMIFSRIGQFLPSYGAFEVTECLSGMRVVNRKTYHPIVGKLREGVWVLTAMGSRGLLYHGLMGKMLAQAIVANDPLLIPKEVRL; encoded by the coding sequence ATGCCTAAGATTGCAATTGTTGGCGCCGGGTTTTCGGGCCTAGGTCTTTGTTATCATCTGCTGCAATGCGGCTATCAAGTGACACTCTTTGATCCCAAAGGGATTGGGGGTGGCGCTTCTGGAATAGCTTCGGGTCTTTTGCACCCGTACCCAGGAGAAAGTGCCCGTATGAGCTGGAGGGGACTTGAAGCCATGCGAGAGGCCGAGCTTTTGATTGATAAAGCAAGCGAGGCTTTAGGGCGTGCGGTTGCCCGCAAAGAGGGTATTTTACACCTAGCGATTAGCGAGAAAAAGAAAGAAGCTTTTCTTCAGCGTGCAAATACTCAAGACGATGTGGAGTGGTGGGATGCTAAGACGTGTCATGAGCGTGTCAAAGGTGCTCATTTTTGCCCTGGTATTTTCATTCGCTCAGGTCAAACGGTTCATCCAAAACTCTATTTGAAAGGACTTTGGAAAGTGTGTCAAAAGGAGGGAGCTGAGCTGGAAAAGAAAGAAGTCGATGTGGCTTCATTAAAAGGGTTTGATCAAATCGTAATTGCAGCAGGAAGCGGCATTCGAAAGATGAAAGAGTGTGAAAGCTTGAATGTCAAGCTTAACAAGGGCCAGCTCTTAGTATGCACTAAGCCAAGTTATTTCAATCCAGGATTTAGTTTAGTTGGGAAAGGGTATTTAGCCTTGAGCGAGGACGAGAATCGGTGCTATTTGGGTTCGACTTATGAGCATGAGTTTATCACTGAGCAGCCCTGCATTGGTCATGCAACCGAAATGATTTTTTCGCGAATTGGGCAATTTCTTCCTTCCTATGGAGCATTCGAAGTGACAGAGTGTTTGTCAGGCATGCGCGTTGTGAATCGGAAAACTTACCATCCAATTGTTGGAAAGCTCCGAGAAGGGGTTTGGGTGCTCACAGCAATGGGTTCACGTGGACTCCTCTATCATGGTCTCATGGGAAAAATGCTTGCACAGGCAATCGTAGCAAATGATCCCTTATTGATTCCCAAGGAGGTCCGTCTATGA